In Hippocampus zosterae strain Florida chromosome 3, ASM2543408v3, whole genome shotgun sequence, a genomic segment contains:
- the LOC127597251 gene encoding nuclear receptor subfamily 2 group C member 1-A-like isoform X1, which produces MDGHTQRIQLVSADGNMSMGHRIQIVSDPQKKFQIVTALEPASPGKQQFILANAEYSPGGKVILAKREGSPNKVLLASPDGSGLNQLLFASPDLSGPQIQFVTEGCEQSVAKPIVEYCVVCGDKASGRHYGAVSCEGCKGFFKRSIRKNLVYTCRGSGECAINKIHRNRCQYCRLQRCMAVGMKQDSVQCERKPVDVPAREKSVNCAASTEKIYIRKNLCSPLAATPTFVSDRETSRSAHLLESSMLLNIQQSFPKLENAILIPASPEKHDDPCHGDLGTLANVVTSLAHLNKAREAGGGGEMDDTLSNGDDSMTDPQEDEQSDISRAFDTLAKVLHADGSSPPNLQAAMRLMSGDQSGPVSDVEGSLLSESHIPFKLMMPVPVPEFLNVNYICESASRLLFLSMHWARSIPAFQALGGQEDNDINLMKACWNELFALGLAQCSDVMNVATILSAIIGHLQTALQEEKLSQERVKLVMEHIWRLQEFCNSMSRLSPDAYEYAFLKAIVLFSPDREVPAEGLRGAAGLRGAHVSRRFLPVVQAAPAASRPATDQRRRHRGALLRRPHRQRADRQHHPVHPQNGLHRLQQPVASWGLSLVLVLVLPPPPALGVGLQSVWRRKIRESAIRPEAALLSRVHLTAPNFPFSALSPRGLFCKKRLRQTRFFKPLLVDGSG; this is translated from the exons ATGGATGGCCACACGCAGAGGATCCAGCTGGTTTCAGCAGATGGCAACATGTCCATGGGGCACCGAATTCAG ATTGTGAGCGATCCGCAGAAGAAGTTCCAGATCGTGACGGCCCTGGAGCCGGCGTCTCCCGGCAAGCAGCAGTTTATCCTGGCCAACGCCGAGTATTCCCCCGGCGGGAAGGTGATCCTGGCCAAGCGAGAGGGCTCCCCCAACAAGGTCCTCCTCGCCAGCCCCGACGGCTCCGGGCTCAACCAGCTGCTCTTCGCCTCTCCCGATCTGTCGGGACCGCAGATTCAG TTTGTCACCGAGGGCTGCGAGCAGTCCGTGGCCAAGCCTATTGTGGAGTACTGCGTTGTCTGCGGGGACAAGGCCTCCG GGCGCCATTACGGAGCGGTCAGTTGCGAGGGCTGCAAAGGCTTCTTCAAGCGCAGCATCAGGAAGAACCTGGTGTACACGTGCAGGGGCTCCGGCGAGTGCGCCATCAACAAGATCCACCGAAACCGCTGCCAGTACTGTCGACTGCAGCGCTGCATGGCCGTGGGCATGAAACAGGATT CCGTGCAGTGCGAGAGGAAGCCCGTGGACGTGCCCGCCAGGGAAAAGTCTGTCAACTGCGCCGCCTCCACGGAGAAGATCTACATCCGCAAGAACCTGTGCAGCCCGCTGGCCGCCACGCCCACTTTCGTGTCCGACAGGGAGACCTCCAG GTCGGCGCATTTGCTGGAGTCCAGCATGTTGCTCAACATCCAACAATCTTTCCCCAAGCTGGAAAACGCCATCTTGATCCCGGCGTCCCCGGAAAAG CACGACGACCCCTGCCACGGCGACCTGGGCACGCTGGCCAACGTGGTGACCTCGCTGGCCCACCTCAACAAGGCCAGAGAGGCCGGCGGCGGTGGCGAGATGGACGACACGCTCAGCAACGGCGACGACTCCATGACGGACCCGCAGGAGGATGAGCAAAGCGATATCAGCAG AGCCTTCGACACGCTGGCCAAAGTCCTGCACGCCGACGGCTCGTCGCCGCCCAACCTGCAGGCTGCCATGCGGCTGATGTCGGGCGACCAGTCGGGCCCGGTGTCGGACGTGGAGGGCTCGCTGCTCTCGGAAAGCCATATCCCGTTCAag CTGATGATGCCCGTGCCCGTGCCGGAGTTCCTCAACGTCAACTACATCTGCGAGTCGGCCTCGCGCCTCCTCTTCCTGTCCATGCACTGGGCGCGCTCCATCCCCGCCTTCCAAGCCTTGGG AGGTCAGGAGGACAACGACATCAACCTGATGAAAGCTTGCTGGAACGAGCTCTTTGCCTTGGGTCTGGCCCAGTGCTCCGACGTGATGAACGTGGCCACCATCTTGAGCGCCATCATCGGCCATCTGcagaccgccttgcaggaag AGAAGCTTTCCCAAGAGCGCGTGAAACTGGTGATGGAGCACATCTGGAGGCTGCAGGAGTTCTGCAACAGCATGAGCAGGCTGTCGCCGGACGCTTACGAATACGCCTTCCTCAAAGCCATCGTTCTCTTCAGTCCCG ATCGAGAGGTTCCAGCAGAAGGCCTACGTGGAGCTGCAGGACTACGTGGCGCGCACGTATCCCGAAGATTCCTACCG GTTGTCCAAGCTGCTCCTGCGGCTTCCCGCCCTGCGACTGATCAGCGCCGCCGTCACCGAGGAGCTCTTCTTCGCCGGCCTCATCGGCAACGTGCAGATCGACAGCATCATCCCGTACATCCTCAAAATGGACTCCACCGACTACAACAGCCAGTCGCTTCCTGGGGTTTGagcctcgtcctcgtcctcgtcctcccccccccccccgcccttggAGTCGGTCTGCAGAGTGTCTGGCGGCGTAAGATAAGAGAGTCGGCGATCAGGCCGGAAGCGGCGCTCTTGTCGCGTGTTCACTTGACGGCGCCGAATTTCCCATTTTCTGCTTTGTCGCCGCGAGGCCTTTTTTGCAAAAAGCGGTTGCGGCAGACGCGTTTTTTTAAGCCGCTACTCGTCGACGGCTCGGGATGA
- the LOC127597251 gene encoding nuclear receptor subfamily 2 group C member 1-A-like isoform X2, with protein MDGHTQRIQLVSADGNMSMGHRIQIVSDPQKKFQIVTALEPASPGKQQFILANAEYSPGGKVILAKREGSPNKVLLASPDGSGLNQLLFASPDLSGPQIQFVTEGCEQSVAKPIVEYCVVCGDKASGRHYGAVSCEGCKGFFKRSIRKNLVYTCRGSGECAINKIHRNRCQYCRLQRCMAVGMKQDSVQCERKPVDVPAREKSVNCAASTEKIYIRKNLCSPLAATPTFVSDRETSRSAHLLESSMLLNIQQSFPKLENAILIPASPEKHDDPCHGDLGTLANVVTSLAHLNKAREAGGGGEMDDTLSNGDDSMTDPQEDEQSDISRAFDTLAKVLHADGSSPPNLQAAMRLMSGDQSGPVSDVEGSLLSESHIPFKLMMPVPVPEFLNVNYICESASRLLFLSMHWARSIPAFQALGGQEDNDINLMKACWNELFALGLAQCSDVMNVATILSAIIGHLQTALQEEKLSQERVKLVMEHIWRLQEFCNSMSRLSPDAYEYAFLKAIVLFSPDHPGIDNTLQIERFQQKAYVELQDYVARTYPEDSYRLSKLLLRLPALRLISAAVTEELFFAGLIGNVQIDSIIPYILKMDSTDYNSQSLPGV; from the exons ATGGATGGCCACACGCAGAGGATCCAGCTGGTTTCAGCAGATGGCAACATGTCCATGGGGCACCGAATTCAG ATTGTGAGCGATCCGCAGAAGAAGTTCCAGATCGTGACGGCCCTGGAGCCGGCGTCTCCCGGCAAGCAGCAGTTTATCCTGGCCAACGCCGAGTATTCCCCCGGCGGGAAGGTGATCCTGGCCAAGCGAGAGGGCTCCCCCAACAAGGTCCTCCTCGCCAGCCCCGACGGCTCCGGGCTCAACCAGCTGCTCTTCGCCTCTCCCGATCTGTCGGGACCGCAGATTCAG TTTGTCACCGAGGGCTGCGAGCAGTCCGTGGCCAAGCCTATTGTGGAGTACTGCGTTGTCTGCGGGGACAAGGCCTCCG GGCGCCATTACGGAGCGGTCAGTTGCGAGGGCTGCAAAGGCTTCTTCAAGCGCAGCATCAGGAAGAACCTGGTGTACACGTGCAGGGGCTCCGGCGAGTGCGCCATCAACAAGATCCACCGAAACCGCTGCCAGTACTGTCGACTGCAGCGCTGCATGGCCGTGGGCATGAAACAGGATT CCGTGCAGTGCGAGAGGAAGCCCGTGGACGTGCCCGCCAGGGAAAAGTCTGTCAACTGCGCCGCCTCCACGGAGAAGATCTACATCCGCAAGAACCTGTGCAGCCCGCTGGCCGCCACGCCCACTTTCGTGTCCGACAGGGAGACCTCCAG GTCGGCGCATTTGCTGGAGTCCAGCATGTTGCTCAACATCCAACAATCTTTCCCCAAGCTGGAAAACGCCATCTTGATCCCGGCGTCCCCGGAAAAG CACGACGACCCCTGCCACGGCGACCTGGGCACGCTGGCCAACGTGGTGACCTCGCTGGCCCACCTCAACAAGGCCAGAGAGGCCGGCGGCGGTGGCGAGATGGACGACACGCTCAGCAACGGCGACGACTCCATGACGGACCCGCAGGAGGATGAGCAAAGCGATATCAGCAG AGCCTTCGACACGCTGGCCAAAGTCCTGCACGCCGACGGCTCGTCGCCGCCCAACCTGCAGGCTGCCATGCGGCTGATGTCGGGCGACCAGTCGGGCCCGGTGTCGGACGTGGAGGGCTCGCTGCTCTCGGAAAGCCATATCCCGTTCAag CTGATGATGCCCGTGCCCGTGCCGGAGTTCCTCAACGTCAACTACATCTGCGAGTCGGCCTCGCGCCTCCTCTTCCTGTCCATGCACTGGGCGCGCTCCATCCCCGCCTTCCAAGCCTTGGG AGGTCAGGAGGACAACGACATCAACCTGATGAAAGCTTGCTGGAACGAGCTCTTTGCCTTGGGTCTGGCCCAGTGCTCCGACGTGATGAACGTGGCCACCATCTTGAGCGCCATCATCGGCCATCTGcagaccgccttgcaggaag AGAAGCTTTCCCAAGAGCGCGTGAAACTGGTGATGGAGCACATCTGGAGGCTGCAGGAGTTCTGCAACAGCATGAGCAGGCTGTCGCCGGACGCTTACGAATACGCCTTCCTCAAAGCCATCGTTCTCTTCAGTCCCG ATCACCCCGGGATCGACAATACTCTGCAGATCGAGAGGTTCCAGCAGAAGGCCTACGTGGAGCTGCAGGACTACGTGGCGCGCACGTATCCCGAAGATTCCTACCG GTTGTCCAAGCTGCTCCTGCGGCTTCCCGCCCTGCGACTGATCAGCGCCGCCGTCACCGAGGAGCTCTTCTTCGCCGGCCTCATCGGCAACGTGCAGATCGACAGCATCATCCCGTACATCCTCAAAATGGACTCCACCGACTACAACAGCCAGTCGCTTCCTGGGGTTTGa